From the genome of Methanothrix soehngenii GP6:
TGTAGAATTCATCTGCCTCCTTTTTAATGTCAATCCCAAGCTTTCCGGGATGGATTTTGTCCGCAATATAGAGAAGACCTAATATCCAGCGAGGACTGCCGAAATCCCAGATTGGTGGTATCACATAGACCCTCTGCTCTTTTACCGCATCCGCTTCTATGCCATAATACCTGCACAGGCCATAGAACTCATCGAGCGGACGAGAGAGAAAACCGGAAATAAATATGGTTTGGGGATTATGTTCATTTATAAATGCAGGGGATACATTCACACCGGGTTTTCCTTCCCTCTGAAGCACTTTATTAATGCTCTTTCCTCCAGCAAAGGTCACAAGGTTGTTCTCCATTCTTCCTGCATTCAGGGCAAAAAGGGGTGAGCCCATACAGTAATAGACTGAATGATCGCTGTTCTCTGCCGCAAGGCTTAGAACTGATTCCATGCGCTTGCCGATAAAGGATGAAAGTTCCTCTCCCTGATGCTCTGCACCTGCCTTTTTGGCGATCAGCCTGATAAACTCGAGATATGAGCATGGCTGTTGTATCAGGCGATGCATTTTCATAAGCGTTTCAGCGTCAGAGACCTCCCGCCAGACCTCAAGCAGTTTCCCTTCGTCAAATATTCCCATGCATATGAGCGCTGCATGTACCATACCAAAAGCCCGGCTTATCCTGTAACCACCCATGAATCCGGCCTCACTGAAATTTTCACTGGCAGCAGTTCCCTTTACCTGGACATTATGCCCACAGCGGCAGGCATAGTCCGTCCAGGGCTTCAGAAGCCTGCATCCCATGGGGCCGTGAAACTCCCTTTCTGCAAGCAGGCTCCCACATTGCGGACAGTAGGTATGCAATAATTCCGTGCCCGGAGAATTGAACAGATATACGTGATCCATGTGCTCGCGTATTGCCCTGCACAATCTTTCAGCATCCCCTATGGAGGGTTCCTGTTCAAGAGGTGTATCCCCGAATGGAATGAATCTCATCAGCTGTAAGGGGATCTCAGAGGAGACCTTAGATAGTGTTCTTGCAGCCTGCAAGACATCGGCTTCATTTCTCCTGGAATACACTACCGACGTCTCTACGTGTACGCCCATTTCAAGAAGCCCGGCAATATTCCTAAAAACAGGAGTCGAGGATTTAGCACCACATGTCCTGTAAATACTATTGGAATATCCTTTGACCCCCACGTTCACGAAATCTATCAGACCTCCAAGCTCTTCAAGCGTCTCTTCAGTGAAATAGCAATTTGTAGAGCAGCCAACAAGCAGGCTATTCTCCTTTGCCTGAACTGCAAGCTCCCTGAAAATGTAATAGTTGGCAGCCGGTTCATTAAGTGTCGAAACCACGCCCTGGCATTCCTGCTCCAGTGCTTTTGCGACTACCTGGGTTGGGCTGAGCGTTGGCCAGCCAAAAGACCGGTTGGATGCCAGCAATCTTGCCACACATCCCTGGCATTCAAAATTGCAGCCGGTACTGAAAACCTGCAGGAACTTTGCCGAGGGATGAAAATGCAGCATTGGTATGGTTTCCACAGAAATGGGATAGCCACCCATGTAGCCAATTTCAGGAGATTGAATTATGCTGCCGCCTTTCTTCACATAAGTCCCGCATCTACCTCTGCTATGCTCGTTGATCTCACAACCGATCTCGCATACTTTGCACTGCATTTCTGCCCCCTCTATTTGCTCAATACCACCCAGAACCCGGAATCATCCCGGACCGTATGGCAGACGAGGTCGGTCTGCTCTGCTGCTTCTTCTATGACCTTCTGGTTTTCCGGGCTGAGGCGTTCCTTGGAATTGTTCTGCCACTGGGGATTGATAGCGGCCATTTTTTCAGATATCTGTTCTCTCAATTCCTTGGTGCCAAAACCTCCGCCTATCCATGCCTGCCCGCCGGGCGCAAGAACGCGGGCTATTTCATTAAAGGCAGCAGGAAGATCATTCCAGAAAAACACGGAACCACGGCTCACAATGAGATCGGCGCAGCCATTTTGGAAGGGAAGCACATGTACATCAGCAATCAAAGGAACAACCTTGTCCGCTATCCTGTGATGAAGAACTTTCTCCTGTGAAAGCCTGCACATCTCTCTTGAGAGATCAACGCCATAGGTCCGCATTTCTGTGATCTGGGCAATGGAAATCCCCAGGGATGCTATGCCGCATCCCAGGTCCAGGCATCTGCCGCTCTTAATCCCGCTCTCTGTGACTATATGGTTTGCTATGACTGGATAAATGGGAGCAAAGATATGCTCCGCAATATAAGCAAAACCCGGGGATTTGCCATTTTCTCTCATTTCGTT
Proteins encoded in this window:
- a CDS encoding class I SAM-dependent methyltransferase; protein product: MRENGKSPGFAYIAEHIFAPIYPVIANHIVTESGIKSGRCLDLGCGIASLGISIAQITEMRTYGVDLSREMCRLSQEKVLHHRIADKVVPLIADVHVLPFQNGCADLIVSRGSVFFWNDLPAAFNEIARVLAPGGQAWIGGGFGTKELREQISEKMAAINPQWQNNSKERLSPENQKVIEEAAEQTDLVCHTVRDDSGFWVVLSK
- a CDS encoding radical SAM protein, giving the protein MQCKVCEIGCEINEHSRGRCGTYVKKGGSIIQSPEIGYMGGYPISVETIPMLHFHPSAKFLQVFSTGCNFECQGCVARLLASNRSFGWPTLSPTQVVAKALEQECQGVVSTLNEPAANYYIFRELAVQAKENSLLVGCSTNCYFTEETLEELGGLIDFVNVGVKGYSNSIYRTCGAKSSTPVFRNIAGLLEMGVHVETSVVYSRRNEADVLQAARTLSKVSSEIPLQLMRFIPFGDTPLEQEPSIGDAERLCRAIREHMDHVYLFNSPGTELLHTYCPQCGSLLAEREFHGPMGCRLLKPWTDYACRCGHNVQVKGTAASENFSEAGFMGGYRISRAFGMVHAALICMGIFDEGKLLEVWREVSDAETLMKMHRLIQQPCSYLEFIRLIAKKAGAEHQGEELSSFIGKRMESVLSLAAENSDHSVYYCMGSPLFALNAGRMENNLVTFAGGKSINKVLQREGKPGVNVSPAFINEHNPQTIFISGFLSRPLDEFYGLCRYYGIEADAVKEQRVYVIPPIWDFGSPRWILGLLYIADKIHPGKLGIDIKKEADEFYRRFYGMSFEDASPNRSFHRPSSSGWPGHMMECTHA